A stretch of Mytilus edulis chromosome 11, xbMytEdul2.2, whole genome shotgun sequence DNA encodes these proteins:
- the LOC139494257 gene encoding ficolin-2-like, with amino-acid sequence MYLNQVFQRRSDGSENFFRDWQAYEDGFGTILGEFWIGNKYLHILTQVPTELRIDLEAWDGQKRYAKYSSFVIGDADSKYTLSVDGFGGNAGDGLAYHHGLKFSTHDQDNTQTSTTCAATNKGAWWYKACSHSSLNGEYLKTNGRADQNMGINWEKFKGDRYSLKGSSMMLRRKT; translated from the exons ATgtaccttaatcag GTGTTCCAGCGACGATCTGATGGCAGCGAAAATTTCTTCAGGGACTGGCAGGCGTATGAAGATGGTTTTGGAACCATTCTCGGAGAATTTTGGATAg GGAATAAATATCTCCATATCTTAACACAAGTCCCTACAGAACTGCGCATCGACTTAGAGGCATGGGATGGCCAGAAGAGATATGCAAAGTACTCTTCCTTCGTAATTGGTGATGCTGATTCAAAGTATACTCTATCTGTTGATGGATTTGGAGGAAATGCAG GTGATGGTTTAGCTTATCATCATGGACTGAAGTTCAGTACCCATGATCAGGATAATACACAAACAAGCACAACATGCGCTGCCACAAACAAGGGAGCATGGTGGTATAAAGCATGTAGTCACTCCTCTCTGAATGGGGAATATCTCAAGACCAATGGTAGAGCAGATCAAAATATGGGAATCAACTGGGAAAAATTCAAAGGAGACCGCTACTCATTAAAAGGAAGCTCCATGATGCTTCGTAGGAAGACATAA
- the LOC139495577 gene encoding procathepsin L-like, translating to MFRLFILVAIGVAALASSLITPELDNQWEEFKLTYKKTYSPSEHQQRRIIWESNLRYIRKHNIDAEKGLHTYILGENEYSDMTNKEFVSVMNGFRMRNSRRDGNTFLAPDGVTVNSLPSTVDWRTKGYVTKVKNQKACGSCWAFSAVGSVEGQWFKKTQTLVSLSEQNILDCLSQGNCLGGWIDDAFQYIKNNSGIDSEESYPYRDHKWFCRFNRDNIRATITGYVDLTAQSEEEVQMAVASVGPISVAIDASGPPFQHYKSGIYNYKYCSSTVLDHAVLTVGYGSIGVDNYWIIKNSWGTSWGVEGYFNMVRNNNNTCGIATQASFPTV from the exons aTGTTTCGTTTGTTTATACTGGTAGCAATCGGTGTTGCAGCTCTGGCTTCTTCTTTGATCACACCAGAGCTTGACAATCAATGGGAGGAATTCAAATTGACGTACAAGAAAACGTATAGTCCTTCGGAACATCAGCAGAG ACGTATAATATGGGAGAGTAACCTACGATACATAAGAAAACACAACATTGATGCTGAAAAAGGACTGCACACATATATTCTTGGCGAGAATGAATACTCTGATATG ACAAACAAGGAGTTTGTATCAGTAATGAATGGATTCAGAATGCGTAATTCACGACGAGATGGTAACACTTTCCTAGCACCAGATGGTGTCACAGTTAACAGTCTACCATCTACTGTAGATTGGAGAACCAAGGGCTACGTTACTAAAGTTAAAAATCAG AAAGCCTGTGGATCATGTTGGGCATTTTCAGCAGTTGGATCAGTAGAGGGACAATGGTTCAAGAAGACACAAACTTTAGTATCACTCTCTGAACAGAACATACTTGATTGTTTAA GTCAAGGTAATTGTCTTGGTGGATGGATCGATGATGCATTTCAGTACATAAAAAATAACAGTGGAATAGATTCTGAAGAATCGTATCCATACAGAGACCAC AAATGGTTTTGTAGATTCAATCGAGATAATATTCGCGCAACAATAACCGGATATGTCGATCTAACAGCACAAAGCGAGGAAGAAGTGCAAATGGCTGTTGCTTCAGTTGGACCAATATCAGTGGCAATTGATGCATCTGGACcgccatttcaacattacaaaagtGGAATATACAACTATAAATATTGCAGTTCAACGGTATTAGATCACGCAGTACTTACCGTTGGATATGGATCAATTGGGGTAGATAACTACTGGATTATTAAAAACAG CTGGGGAACATCATGGGGGGTGGAAGGATATTTCAATATGGTGAGAAACAATAACAACACATGTGGAATTGCAACGCAGGCGAGTTTTCCTACTGTATAA
- the LOC139495567 gene encoding cathepsin L-like peptidase, protein MFRLMIIAAVTVAALASTLVTPELDDQWESFKDLYNKQYGEQEHLMRRLIWESNLRYIQKHNLDADKGLHSYILGENEYSDMTHKEFVSVMNGYIMPNGSKKGDTFMAPIGIELKDVPTSVDWRTKGYVTEVKNQGQCGSCWAFSTTGSLEGQTFKKTQKLVSLSEQNLVDCSSREGNKGCQGGLMDNGFTYIKVNNGIDTEQSYPYKARTGLFCRFKKADIGATDTGYVDIKRGSEDELQMAVATVGPISVAMDAGHPSFQHYKTGVYSEAKCSSSQLDHGVLAVGYGSSDSSEDYWIVKNSWGTTWGMKGYFEMSRNKENMCGIATQASYPKV, encoded by the exons ATGTTCCGTTTGATGATAATCGCCGCTGTCACTGTTGCTGCCCTGGCCTCTACACTGGTAACACCAGAACTAGATGACCAATGGGAGAGCTTCAAAGACTTGTACAACAAACAATATGGCGAACAGGAACATTTAATGAG GCGTTTAATTTGGGAGAGCAACTTGagatacatacaaaaacacaaccTGGATGCAGACAAAGGTCTTCATTCATATATTCTTGGAGAAAATGAATATTCTGATATG acACACAAAGAATTTGTATCAGTAATGAATGGATATATTATGCCAAATGGTAGCAAGAAAGGAGACACATTCATGGCACCAATTGGAATAGAACTGAAGGATGTCCCTACATCTGTTGATTGGAGAACCAAGGGTTACGTCACTGAGGTCAAAAACCAG GGACAATGTGGATCATGTTGGGCCTTTTCAACAACCGGTTCCCTGGAAGGTCAGACGTTCAAGAAAACACAGAAACTAGTGTCACTTTCTGAACAGAACTTAGTGGACTGCTCATCAAGAGAAG gTAACAAGGGATGTCAAGGAGGATTAATGGACAATGGCTTCACATACATTAAAGTTAATAATGGCATTGATACTGAGCAGTCATATCCATACAAAGCCAGG ACAGGATTGTTCTGTAGATTTAAAAAGGCTGACATAGGAGCAACAGATACCGGATATGTTGACATCAAAAGAGGAAGCGAGGATGAATTGCAAATGGCGGTTGCCACAGTTGGACCCATTTCCGTTGCTATGGATGCTGGTCACCCATCATTCCAACATTATAAAACTGGAGTTTACAGTGAAGCAAAATGTAGTTCATCACAATTAGATCATGGTGTGTTGGCTGTAGGTTATGGTAGCAGTGATTCAAGTGAAGATTACTGGATTGTTAAAAAcag TTGGGGAACAACCTGGGGTATGAAAGGATATTTTGAAATGTCCCGAAATAAAGAAAACATGTGTGGAATTGCAACCCAAGCCAGTTATCCTAAAGTATAG